The nucleotide sequence aaaaaaaaaaaaagtttggggggggggtccaacggtccaatccaaattggaccgttgggggggggggggctgtccaacggtccaatttggaccgttgggggggggggggtgcaccGTGCGCGGCCTTACGcgcacggggggagggggggccgcgcacggggggggagggggggtgcaccgtgcgcggccgcacgcgcacggggggggggggaggggggccggttccgcggaaccggaaccggcggttccggttctccggaaccttgaaccggaaccggaccgaatttcaccggttccggttccggttcgaaccgccggtccggttcaattttggccatgtctaacCGTATGTTCTTCCGAATGATCCATGAAGAAGTTCAagacaatgaagaagaagaggctaTTGTTACAGCATTAGTTGAACACCATATTCAATCTGGAGATCACGACTCTGTATCACGTTATCGTGGATCCGTGATGAATCGCTGTGTCATCAATTGCAATAGAGTTGAAGGTCATGAGAGGCTTTATCGTGATTATTTTGGTGATTCTCCTACATATCCAccacatttattttgtagaaggTTTCGTATGCGTCAATCATTATTTCTACGAATTCAAGTAGCAATTGAATCACATGATTCATACTTTGTTCAAAGATATAATGCTGCAGGAGTTCCTGGATTATCATCACTCCAAAAAATTACAGCAGCATTAAGGATGCTTGCATATGGATCACCTGCAGATGTTGTGGATGAATATGTCAGGATTGGCGAAAATACAGCAATAGAGAGTTTGAAAAGGTTCGTAAAAGCAGTGGTTGAGGTATTTGGCAAGCAATATTTGAGGCGACCAAATAGTATTGATATTGCAAGGTTGATGACCGTGGCTGAGCAACGCGGGTTCACAGGAATGTCGGGAAGCATTGATTGTATGCATTGGAAATGGGCCAATTACCCAACTGCATGGCATGGAATGTATACAGGTCATGCCCGTGAACCAACCATTATTGGAAGCAATAGCTTCATATGATCTATGGATATGGCATGCTTTTTTTGGATTACCGGGATCATTAAACGACATTAATGTGTTAGATAGATCTCATGTATTCTCAGAATTGGCAGAAGGTCGCGGTCCTGAAGTAAAATACACCATCAATGGACATGAATATACCATGGGATATTATCTTGTCGATGGTATATATCCCTCGTGGTCTACTTTTGTTAAACCCATTCCATTTCCTCAAGGGAATAAGGCGAAATTTTTTGCTGCACAACAAGAGTCTGCTAGAAAGAATGTCGAAAGAGCATTTGGAGTCTTACAATCACAATTTGCAATAGTACGTGGACCGGGACGTTTTTGGGACGTTCAAACACTTAAAGATATAATGACGACTTGTATAATCTTGCACAATATGATAGTTGAAGATGAACATGGTACAATTCATGAGGGTGTGGATTCCGAATATGATACAATTGCTGGCACTCCAACAATTGAATTGTCTCACAATCGCACAAATGAAATTATGGACTTCATACAGGTTCACCATCAAATTCGAGACAACCAAGCTCATATGTAACTCAAAAATGATCTCGTGGAGCATTTGTGGGAATTGTATGGTAAACAAtcgaattaaaataaattaatgtacttGCTTTctattgtattaataaaaaattgtcaGTTCCGAGTCAACATATGTGAGAAATAGCTATCAAGTTAGATGTTCATGAActtcacctaatcccaactccATACATTAATAAAAGGAAACGATACATACATTAATGCCTACTCCAGTTAGAAATCTGGGAACcttacattaataaaataaaaagatacataCATTAATCCAACTCCAATTACAAATATGGGTGCAACCTTGCATTTCGCTTTTTCTGAATAATTTCAACTTTGAGAGCCTTGTAATATTCAGCTTGAAGTTCATCCATATTGCTAGTATCAACCCCAATAATTCTTTCTTCATAAAGTTGTTGTTCGCgttcttccctttttctttctagTTCAACCCTATCTCTTTCCAACCTTAACATCTCATTCGCTTGTTCAATTAATAACATTTGGGACTGCATTCTCTTTTCAGTAATTTCCTTCAACACGTTTGCTAGTTCTCTAGTAGAAGAGTCTATTACGCTGGATTTATTTTTTCGCCCGCGTTCTTTTGTAGCATCTCTTCCCATTGGTCGTTCCAATGAAGGCTCGTTGTGTCGGATATCAATATCATCTAAGTTCACCGAATCGAAAGTAGATGGTGATGATGTTGCTGGACTTGCATGTTGAGAACTTTTAGATTTTTTCTTTGACGAACTCGTAGAAAATTTTGGTGCATATCGCAACTCATGCCAGCAATGTAGAAATGTGAAAGTAGACTTTTGTATGCTCTTGTACATCTCTATTGCTTGAGAAATctaataagttaaaaataatgtCAATAATTATGACTATCaacatgatattaataattagcAACAAAAGAATAATGGAGGTTACCTTATCTTGTTCTGTTGTTCCACTTTGATTTCTGCCATCTATTTGGTTATAATATCCTTGAAATTTACTCACAGCAAATTGGATTGTAGACCAACGATGCATCAACGAATTGGAACTTTGATTAGATTCAAACTCTTTATATTGATGAAAATAGGCATAAACTCTTTCCCAATAcctttgtttcatttgattgtTACCATGTGCAGCATCTGTACTAATATTTAGCCATGCTGACACAAGCATACAATCCTCTTGCGTTGAGAAATTTTTTGTTCGCACTTTTCTTTGAGTGTTGACTTGGATGAATCAGGTAGGGATGGAGTGGCCGCCACATTTGTATATTCGTCTATAATATTTTGATCATGATTGAGTAAATTTATATAGTAATGGTCATTATTATTTCCTTCCATGGCAAACAAAATGCAATTGGTCAACTTgagacaaaaattaatatttaatgaattcGATTAGATAACATAAGGTATCAGGGTTtagaaaatgaacaaaataaggTTTACTAGGAAATAAAACATGAAGCACTTATGTGATTCAAGAAAATGTCATTCTTCTACTGAACTATCTCCAGCAAgcttcattattatttttgaacacttaatatacaaaataattaaatatatacatatacaaaataaataatcaaatacataaattaatcacatacacatctacaaaattaataatcaaatacacaaattaatcatatatacatctacaaaattaataatcaaatacaaaaaattaatcacatacacatatgcaaaataaatattcaaatacacaaattaatcatacacatatacaaaatcagtaatcaaaatacacaactcaataatacaaaaaagacaaaaacagACTCTGAGGAAGTCACCAGGAAGACGCACCAAGAAGATACTGGAAATGTTATgaagaagacaaaaaatacacaaatcaccaaaaagataaaaaatatcaatcatataaaataacattGCTGCAGTTGTGAATAACTCAATATCAATATTAAACAATACACAACTCAATATCAatcatataataatacaaaaaatatacaaaatatacaaatgtAATACCAGGAAACACTGCGAAGAAGACTCCACGAGGAAGACGATGAAGCTGCTCGTTGCTGGAACTCAAAGCTGGATCTCCTACTGTTGCCGCTGGTCGTTGT is from Diospyros lotus cultivar Yz01 chromosome 2, ASM1463336v1, whole genome shotgun sequence and encodes:
- the LOC127794658 gene encoding uncharacterized protein LOC127794658, whose translation is MSNRMFFRMIHEEVQDNEEEEAIVTALVEHHIQSGDHDSVSRYRGSVMNRCVINCNRVEGHERLYRDYFGDSPTYPPHLFCRRFRMRQSLFLRIQVAIESHDSYFVQRYNAAGVPGLSSLQKITAALRMLAYGSPADVVDEYVRIGENTAIESLKRFVKAVVEVFGKQYLRRPNSIDIARLMTVAEQRGFTGMSGSIDCMHWKWANYPTAWHGMYTELAEGRGPEVKYTINGHEYTMGYYLVDGIYPSWSTFVKPIPFPQGNKAKFFAAQQESARKNVERAFGVLQSQFAIVRGPGRFWDVQTLKDIMTTCIILHNMIVEDEHGTIHEGVDSEYDTIAGTPTIELSHNRTNEIMDFIQVHHQIRDNQAHM